Within the Plectropomus leopardus isolate mb chromosome 15, YSFRI_Pleo_2.0, whole genome shotgun sequence genome, the region GGAATtccaatttgttttatttatggattaggaaagttcaatcaatatttgtgaacatctactactctctctcaaagccaaaAACCAGAGAGGTTGGTCTCAAACTctcaagtataaagtctggagctgctttaAAGACAATGGATAGGAGCCTGATTTTGTTGAGCcacaaagtgtttgtttttttttttttcttataactaaatcagctttattttactgtcGTGTTCTGAGTactgaaacaggaagtgttCTCATTGCTCAGAACATTTCtctggctgctctcagtgtcataGAGAAAATCTTTCATCTTTCATTGTCTTTATAGCAGCTCTGGACTTTTTACACTATGACGTCACAGATATGAattttagcactctagttttCAGATTATGTAGAGTTGTTCAATAGGACATAAGGATAAAATGCACTTGTTGCTCTTCTTTCTTATCTATTTGTCTTTTGGCCATTTACAGTCCCATCATATAGCTTTTAAAGTCACtgataaatatacagtatgtccaTGAAATTACAGTACACAGCATGCTCATATGAAGACACAGGGATAGATCATGTACTTGGAATGACAAACACATCTGTAAGTAAAATATTTGctgctactttaaaaaaatgacagcaagtTTTCCTTCAGTCTCAAAGGAATAGTTATATTTGACATAAGGTACTTTCTTACTGGCCATATTCATGCATAGGCTCTATAGTCAAGGTATCATTTGGACTTAGATATTTCAACAAGCTGATGGTCTGTCagatacaaataaataacactttaaaccaaaataaaaccccTTTTCCCCATCCTGAGagaatacaacattttaaaacataatgttGCAGCCTTCTCTATAAAatttatcatgtaaaaaaagCCCCAGCTTCTCTAAAACAGGCATGCTGACTCAAACATTCAAGATCCAAAAGTGATTGACATATGACGTGACTGTAAGATTTAACCCCCTCTCGGCCAGATGCTCAATGACTAACATTCCTAAAGCCACTGCATTTCCTAACAGTAAAAATGTAACCCCAACTGAGCACATTAATATACAGTTTAACCAACTGATAACTATTGCACAGTATGAGATCCTTTACCCAGAATGCTCCAGTATTCACTGTAAGGGATATCCCACCTCCTCTGTGAAGCTCCATTCAATTTTTCAGGAACCAGCTGAGAAGCGCCCCCAACCAACAATGAAGGCTTAGTCATAATTGTCTGGCTGTAGCCACTGTCATGCCAGCGGCATGCTGTGGAAAAATGATAATGCCAAATTTGCCtcattagaataaaaaatagtgCAGTTACTCCAACACTGGCCCTCtccaatacaaaaatataatcaaataagAGCTAccaacataataataaaccGATAACCTCTATTAAAACTCACTGACGTACTCAGCGAACTCGGATGCTCCGTCTCTGTTCGCCTGGTTTTTCAATGAAATCCAGGGACATTTTGGGCGTAGATCCTCTTGCCATGGGCTTTATTGTGGGCATGTAGCACATGAAGGTCACGGCAACAATAGTGGACAGAGGTAAGAAATCATTGCTGTTTCTCGTAAAATTTGCCTGCACTCACCATCTGTTTCATTAATGCCTGTGGTGGCTTTTTTGATGGCAGTTCTCTCAGCCTTGGGCAAGATGCTGTTTCAAGGTAGACAGCTAATCAAAATGAGTGGCAGGTGTTGTGAAGCGTCTTGACCAACTGCAGGAAGAGGTGGAACTGACAACGAGGTGAAATGTTAAATTCTGTAGCTTTAACAATAAACCAAGGGAAATGGAATGAAAAATCTCTCACAGTTTATCATCTTTTTATACAATATATTCCCTTTTAAGTCTAAGTGAagaataaatgctttaaaaaataaatgaaaccagCCGCAGACAGTGATCAGTGTTTCATTTAACGACAGGATGACACAGAGCAAATGTTCTTAAGGTCTTTAGGGACTTGAGTAATGCATTTACATGTAAATGGGTGCCTGAGAAAAAGCACTGTAAGCAACGGAGAGAATCCTAAACCATCTGAATCTTTTATAGGTCAACAGCGCCTGACAGAAAACTTGCAGAATTGCTCGGATTGAAATGCTAAATCTCAAGAAACTGCTAACAAGTTTAAATATTGAAACACCTCTCCataattcacattttacattcaaCACTTCACAGAGCTCCAAGCGACGCGCTCTCATCTCCGACACCTGGGTTCCCTGTTGGGTCGACCGAAAGTTGCCAGCAGTCCAGCAGAGTGACCTGATTATTAGAAAGATCATAATGTAGCTGCAAGTCACAAGCTTGATCCTCCGTTGAGTTCACACTTCACAGATGCTGTTAATCCTCGCTGAACTGTGCTGTGCATGAGCAAGATAGTAAAACCTTCGATGTTGCAGGGGTGCCTGCACTCTGCTCTCAGATCTGTTCCCATAAAATGCATACATGTGTGTCTGAGGGGTATATGTGAGGAAACAGTTTTATAATTACACTGGCTGTAATTTGGTGATTCAGTGCACAGAAAAATCAGTCGCTCATTTAGACTGAGAACTAGATAATTGCAAAGGCTCAGCAAAATAGTTCAAGGATGTCAAATGTTGCCCAGAGCTAATGTGCACATCCTTGGAAAATTAGTGTACGTATAATATATTTAGTAGGAATGGATGAGTCCCAAATTCTGCAGAAGAACATGACATTTCTGTGCTCATGTGCACAGCATCGTAATTTGAGATTTAGGCATTCATTATCATGTGAACTGACCATTCCACTGTTTGAAAGATGCGCAGTGCTTTAAGTTCACAGAGGAGCATTAAATACACTCAGTGTAGCGGCATCGCACACTTCCCTGTGCTTCGCCTAAAAAAAGCCCTGTcgttatttgtttttagagaGTGGTCCTTTTAAATCTAATATCAGTTACCCTCCAGACAAGAGAATCAATAGTTGATGAGCATTAATTTTCTGTACTGGTTTGTTCTCCCCGTGCTCTAACATGCCTcccatgaaaaatacatttgtttccTGGGCTCTGTTGCCATCCAAGACCGCCGAAGGTCGAGCTGTGAATTTACTGCAGCCGTTTGTCTTGCTGGCTTGGCAAAGGCCGCTTTGTCAGTGTTAATGTGGTAAGTGCGGAGGTGCATCCAACAGCCTTCCCAGTTTATTAACATTCGAGAGTGCAAAGCAAAAGAACATGGTCATCTGGATGAATGCAACATTCATTCAGGGTCTGGCAGTGTGGGAAGGGTGATGCGAGGTGTGGCGGGAGGGTAAGGATAGATTGGGTTGGGTGGCTGCCCAAACGCACACTTTGTGGCCTCTAGAGGAGTGGATATTCATTTTGTTCTTAAAGGTgaagtgtgtgagatttagggggatttgttGGCATTTAGCGATGAAttgtagattgcaaccagctaaaactacTCCTGGTTAGAATCCCTGcagtgttcaggaggttttatcAGGAGCcacattttctctccctctccaaaactaatggaaaaaacactcaataaagaAGTTTCATGGTACAAATCAGCCCATCTCCAATGGTGTTTGGGATGAGACTGGCTATTGTATGCTAACCCTTTTTCTCTAATGTTTGTTCACCTTTGTTTGATTGAGAcggtcagggttttttttataatgtgccaaattatctgcagtgGTCTCTTCCTTGCTGAAACAAATGGACCCAGCAGCAGTTCCACATTACAAATCATGTATTtggatgctgtttggcatgttgctgTGGCAGCTAGTCCAACACATGCTATTGTGTGGTCACCATTTTTCTCCAATGATataagatccagatgttaaGGGGGTTCTCACCAGAATTACCTGCAGGGTCTCTACCTcttcaaaacaaagaaacttgGTTATTTAAACTGgtacaaacactgaataaagcagttttatgtcgCAACGTAATGTAACTCCGGTGCTACTCACTGCAGATGAACTTCTTACAATGGTGGCTGACAcggtaaacacaaaaaaggcaactACATGGATGGccctatctggagccagtgttctGTTTTGCccttctgggcttctgtagaaacatggggGTGCATGGCGATCTCCATGAACGAGGACCCGctacatatatagatatatacgGCTCATTTTAACGCAGACAAAACACAAGAGTtctattttcaagtgattttactctaaataaaatacactacATCATATTTAAttcctgccaatatatccccccaAACCCTGCACACTGGCCCTTTGCAACCATTTGTACAATGtagaaacacactgaaataaacgCTCATAGTAATGACAAGTGCTTAAAAGCAGCTGTAGATTAAACAAATTATGaactgtaatatttatattattttgaaatcttcAGATATAGTAATCGTGGAGTAATAGAAACATTCTGCTTATGTTTGGTTTACTACTAAATAGTCTACATATTGTACAGCAAATAAAGGCTTTTGCATTGAGCCAAAACAAGTACATTATCTGTTTCTCAGCCATCTGGTTGTGGTGTTTGACAGTAGTGCATCATCTGGTCGCACTCATGGCAGCCCACCCAGCATCCGGCCATTGCACAACTTCAAATACAAATGTACTGTTTTGTTTACACCTGTTTTCACAATGTACTTATGTAAAATACCACATGTAACATTAAAACTGCACAGGAGAGTTGGAACGAATGAGAATGTGCTTTGCAGGCCATCACAGTGGTTCAGATGTCACATCACAGCAAGGGGGACTGGGGTTTGCATCAGATTCGCATAATGTGCTCCCTATGTTTCCATGGATGCTCTTTTTATCCTGTCAAAGTCAAGATACATGCAGGCACATGAACCAGAGACTTAAATTATGTGAAAGAGTCTGTATGTTAGCCCCGTTGTGGTGTTTCTATGCGCTGTGTCCATACATTACATGCTGGGAAAGATGTGTTTGAACCAAGTCATGGTGGTTGAATAGCAGCTGTTGAAGACATTCTTTTAAAACAGAGACACATGCAGGGTTAAGATTGAATGATAATCGAGACTGAAGTTGGTGTGTTCTGACTTGAATGCCATCTTTTGTAAGAGCAGTAACAGCATTGTGTGAAAATTATGTAAACCTTTTTGACTGATGGTAGAGCGCAAAAGAATGACGTTTCTATCAGAATTTTTTACATTGTCATCCTCACAATCAAAGCTGCACTGCAGCCAATTCTGgcagaaacattttctcattgttCATCAGGCTAACTGAATTCATCATTCAGCACTTTCAGTATAACTCCAAAGgatgaatgttttctttcattgctgcagttctgtaaaaacaatacaatcCAATACTATATTATTATAGGGGCTAAATTGCCGATGTTGCAACTTTACAGACCATCAACAGACAAATATTGCTGGCTGCAGCAGTCCTAATGTGATAGTGTGGTTTGGGGCACAGAAAGTTGCTCTCAGGGCATCTTTGGGTTATAACAAACATGGACAGCCAGTCTGGTTCAAATTATGCAAGCAGtcattgagagagagagaaattatgcAATGGAATTTTAACCTGAGTACAAGAGACGAATGctattgtaaaaatgtatttatttatttttgtgtggcacCTGTGCCACGataattgtttcttttttcaacataccctCACACCAGGGTTTGTGCGATATCTTATGAATTATCGCCATGCGAATGACGTTATGTGCTTATTGTAACGTCGCataggttaagtttaggaaaagaaacatggtggtgcaactcATTCttactcccaactcatcaaatgcCAGTGCTTGGTCAGTGGGCCTCAGTGTCAGCTGGGGGGGGGGCCCTGTGTGTTGTGACCCATCCATCACCCCACCTGCCTTGTTATGTGAACTACTTCCGTCTTTACTCCcgtcagcacattggtcacatgattaCAGTGTTTGCAATTATTTGGGTTATACACATAACACTGGTTCATAATTATGCGAGTTTTGTACAAATTATTGTGCATTATGTTTTATAAGCATGCATAGGAACTGTGCATGAAAGCAGCCTGGCTTGTTTGCACAGTGTAATATGATACCATCTGACCTTGTTGatcaatttgtctttttaactcTGGCTCTGCTAGCAAAGGCTCACCCCAGTAAAAGTCTTTCTTCCATTTCTCAAAGAATTTTATCCACCGAAAATCATTGAGATGTTGAAGAAAGTACTAAAATGTCTCTATTActgtaaagcaaaaaataaaaagtccacCTCTGACTCAACTGGTGTctgattgaaagaaaaaagattgcTCGGGACAGAAAGAGATTTGTCATATTACAAGGCATGATGTTTTCTTGGCTGTTGTTTGGATTCACATCACTGGACCAAAGTATCcattttgtccttttgtgtGAAGAACAAAATGACAGTGCTCACAAAGATCTGCCGCTGCCACTAAGCACAAGCACAGATAGTCACTGAGCGCCTGAGGAGGATATTAAACAGGTTTCCTTATTTGGGAATCATTTATCCATCTGCAGTGTTGCCCCTTGGCTGTGTATTCTGTCCTATGGCTACAGCACCACAGTCACCCATTTGCAGTGATCAAACTGTTCATAACTGCACagagaatttatttttaaagtttcccTCCTCGCTCAAAATAAGCAGCCTGAAATATAACGATCACACTCAAGATGAACGACATTGCAAAGGCACCAGTTCAGCAATTAAGTATCCTCTAATTGTAGAttagaaaaagagcaaaaaagaataattgtctgttttgttttgtaactcAGATTAATTAAAGGATATTTgctgaattttaattaaatattgacTCGATTGGTCCAGTAACTTTTGAatgatttcatgaaaaaaaacaaccttctgCAGCCAGTGAAAGAGCAGGAAAGCCTTTATCTTGTACACAATACTTTATCAAAGAAtcacatataaaaacacacttctTTCAAGAGAAAGCtttaactgttattttcatttctttgattCCCCGTTGGTTGCTCCTCCTGACTTTGACGTGTTAAAGCCCTCGACTACTAAGAACATTCGAgcaacagaaatacacacaccaCAGCACACAGACCCTTAGGTTTAAGATTAgaatgcaacacacacaattCAAAAATATATCCTCTAATCTTGCAGTAgttgccttttttgtcttttgtacgtttagaaaaaatacacaattaacTGGATTTTGGAGGAAACGCTTCAACAAAGTCACAAGAGATATTTTGCACCATGACAGCTTTGGATACAGCACCGCTCTATCCTCGCTAAGAGTCTGCAGTGTCCCGTGTGCCATCAGTGTGCATTCACATGAGTGTTCACATGAACTGAAAGGTGTGGACTGTTGTGCCCTGCCAGCGTCCTGAGGGtcatatatatattcatattgaCATCTCCAAGATTCCCCTCGCCATTCTGTCATGTGTGCTCACACGTCGTCACCTCGGGGAGGGGCGTCTGATCCTGCATGACCACTTGAGGAGGGGTGGGGGCAGGGCGAGCATGGGCCACCGAGTTTTTCTGCAGCTCCACCCCAAAGGCAGGAGAAGCATTCTGCAACTGTCTCCTGTACTGCACAAAGCTGCAGGTCTTTAGGATGATGGCCAGGATGTTCTTTCCTATCAGGATCCCGGACACCCTGGCGTCCCTGTACAGAATCATGTTCCCCCCACGGATGAAGAGGGTGATGACATTGATGGTCACCAAGCTCAGAATGGGGTACAGGAGCATCTTGTGGGGCACGATGTTAATGCCCTGCATGCTGATCTCGCTCAAGGACACGCAGGGCAGCACGAGCAGCAGGATGTAGCAGTAGAAGAACATCAAGCCCTCCGCCCACAAAGGAAGACCCTTCTTTTGAGGCTCCCACAGGTTGGCTTGGATGTCCAGTATGTCCAGCAAGTCCACAACGACCCAGAAGAGACGGTTACGGATCTCTTCGCGTTTCTTGAAGGCTCGAACATACTCCATATGGTCAATCGCAACCAGCACCACAAACAGCACCGGGATGCAAATGGATAAAAGCAGTGTCAATGCTTTTCTTGCAAGAGCGTCCAGGCTCTTCCTGTCTGCTTTGTAGTTTTGATACACAAAGTAGACCTTGATCTCCAGCACAAAGATGTAAAGGAACCAGAGGATCATGGCGTAGCCTCGCTTTGCAGTGCGCACCTCAGCGCCCACCCACACCGCCACGTAACGCAAGACGATGAGGAAGCAGATGTCTCCCACCATCACCATGATGCAGATGCCAATCTTGCGTGGCCCGTGGTTCTGCTCCACCAGGTAGGCATCAATTAGCGCCATGCTGCTCATGATCAGGATGGTGGACAGGCACACGTGGGGCTTGTTGGTGGGAGGTGGAGGTACCATCCTTGCCTGGGCGAGAAGAGAGGGAGTGTTGTTGAAGAGGGAGTGCAGAGGGTGCTCAGTTTGTCCAGTGAGGAGGCAGATCAGATAGTGCTGCTAGACAGCGGTGTTCCCCTCCATTGCTTCTGCCTTGGCCAGAGTCCAGGATGCATTAATAGGATTCACACAGATCACTTCAATCAATCTCCGCTTGTGCCCAAGCCACCTGCCGGGTAGACAGTACCCCTCATTTAGTAAATTATGTTCATTGGCAAATGGTCTGTAAACATACAGGTTAGCTAttgtaaaaatcaataaatctcAGGATGAGCGTCTACCTTTAACACCCTGATAATTATTCATCAATCACAACACAGCAGTTTAATCAACGAGTTGCATTTTCTCATATTGACATAGAAAAAGAGCTGCTGCGATATGTTCTCATTCCGACACCCTCATTTTCATACAAGCTTAAGCCTTCAGAGATAAAAATTCAGCTGAATACTCACTTGTGTCCCTCTTTGTACTTTATCCTAATGACTGGCAGCGAGCGATCATCCATGAGACTGCACTGGGAGATCACAAAGCCCATCTGTAATCcacaggagaagagaggagaaaacgCACGGgatcctctcctcttctctgacAGACGTAAATCCACCAGTCATGGATATAtttctcccttctttttttcttttttctcaagCGAAAGAGAAATCCCCAAATATTGCCGCCATAATCCACTTACTTGCTCAGACTGAATCAGGAGGAGGCATCTTAATGGTCACAAAGACCGCTCTCAATTTCTGCAACTAAGAATAGAGGTTATCTTGTGTTGTGCTTAGATAGAGAGTGTAAACCTCCAACTccccccaccaaaaaaagaaagttattcTTAGTGGAAAAATCTCTGCAGCAAGTCCTGCTTAAAAGAGAATTTCCTCTCCAGAAGTTTTCCTCTCCATCATCCAGCATCCaggaaaatgtaacattttgtatgttttcctgtgtaagtttgtgtgtttcagaagATTCTTTTAAATGCAACGTGTTTTCCCGTGTGTGCGCGCAGGTTTCAGCTGTCTCCACGCTTCGTTGTCGCTGTAAAATGCTGCCCCCTTGGCGAGATCCTGGCTGCTGCGCCGTTTTCTGTCTTCTGCTCAAGCAGCTTTTGCCAGAGACACCAGGATCAACAGCGCCAGTGGATTCCCCTGTCTCCACTCAGTGTGCTCTGCCAACACCACCAGCGCTGTGATACTCCAGAGGCGCCTGCCTGTGCCCGTCTGCCTCTGTGCACTTCTCAGCCCCTCTCTCTGCGAAGTCACAGAGATGCTCCTCTGGTGCGTTCACCACCACACACTCCTGGGatgagctctctctctctctcgcagcTCCTCTTCCTTCTCCCTCTTCTGTTCAAGTAAAGGCACTTGCTGTGTGGAGGTGACGCTCAGCAGACCACAGCTgcagagcgagggagagagaaaagaggtagagagagagagagagagagagagacagaacacTTTTCCAGGGGGGTGGAGGAAGGcggggaggggtggggggggggagggagggaagaggagcCAGCCTTTTGCAGCTTAGCTGAATGCACAACTTCTCTCTCaccctgtgtttttttcctccctcttgcATCCCTCTCTTCTTTTAACATTGTGTCTTGTGCTGATATCCTATTTTCTCgggctgtttcttttttg harbors:
- the LOC121954224 gene encoding transmembrane protein 121, with product MVPPPPTNKPHVCLSTILIMSSMALIDAYLVEQNHGPRKIGICIMVMVGDICFLIVLRYVAVWVGAEVRTAKRGYAMILWFLYIFVLEIKVYFVYQNYKADRKSLDALARKALTLLLSICIPVLFVVLVAIDHMEYVRAFKKREEIRNRLFWVVVDLLDILDIQANLWEPQKKGLPLWAEGLMFFYCYILLLVLPCVSLSEISMQGINIVPHKMLLYPILSLVTINVITLFIRGGNMILYRDARVSGILIGKNILAIILKTCSFVQYRRQLQNASPAFGVELQKNSVAHARPAPTPPQVVMQDQTPLPEVTTCEHT